In a single window of the Coffea eugenioides isolate CCC68of chromosome 3, Ceug_1.0, whole genome shotgun sequence genome:
- the LOC113766974 gene encoding uncharacterized protein LOC113766974 — protein sequence MAEAKSATVTDQIDINSIQPVAPADPHVVGIGQFVVEKFHHGKLLFIAVIGGFTWNCEGGKYYALIIQNQDYEGATFIHKALVVEAKGETKLLWHRN from the exons ATGGCTGAAGCCAAATCTGCTACTGTCACTGATCAG ATCGACATCAACTCAATACAACCAGTGGCGCCGGCTGACCCTCACGTGGTCGGGATCGGACAATTTGTAGTGGAAAAATTTCACCACGGCAAGCTGCTTTTCATCGCCGTGATTGGCGGATTCACTTGGAATTGTGAAGGAGGCAAGTACTACGCACTTATCATTCAAAATCAGGATTATGAGGGCGCCACATTTATCCATAAAGCACTCGTTGTTGAGGCCAAAGGTGAAACGAAACTCCTCTGGCACAGGAATTAA